The nucleotide sequence AACTTAAAACTAAAAGAGTGCTCTTTGTTACAGAGCACTCTTTTTTATCGTTTACTTGATAAACCTTTTACAAAAATTATACATAGTGATATATTTTCCCTATACATTTATTAAAAAGCAACAACATACGCAGGAGACAAGACGAAGATGAGTAATAATGAAAAGTTTGATATCATACCACTGTTAACTTATATAAAGAATGTAAAACAAACATTTTTAGATAATGAAAAGCTTAATTGTCAGCAAATAGAAGTTTTATTATATTTGTTAGACAACGAGAAGTTAACGATTACAAAATTAGCCGACAAGTTAAATATTAGTCCTGCCTCAACCTCTACAATAATTGAACGGCTTGTTAAAACGGAATTAGTTGGTCGTGCTTATACAGAACGAGATCGAAGAAAAGTTTACGTATCTTTAACCGAAAAAGGTCTACATGAAACCCATCGGTTGGTTGCTAAAAAAGATGAGATACTTATTTCTTCCCTTTCTCCTCTTACAGAAAAAGAGAAGTTTGAACTTACCAAAATCAACGTCTTATTTAAGAAATTGAACAGCTAGATTTTTAGACCAGCATCATCAAAACGGAATAACATGCTAAACCTGTGCAAAACGCGAGAAAACTGCTTTCCTGATCCTCAGGCAGCTCTTCTTTTAAAACGTTAAGTATGATTCCTCCCGCAAGAAGAGCAACAAGCACTGATAGAATCAGCTCATGAACTGCCGTTAGTACACCGATTCCCCAGCCTAACAGAATCGCGATGGTGAGAAGAACTCTGCCGTATTTGTCGTATGTATGTTTGTGGTCTTTTCTGAGACCCCAGTCGTTCGCAACAAAGTGGATGCTCAGCGCTGTAAAGAAGAAGAACATTCCCCA is from Fictibacillus sp. b24 and encodes:
- a CDS encoding MarR family winged helix-turn-helix transcriptional regulator is translated as MSNNEKFDIIPLLTYIKNVKQTFLDNEKLNCQQIEVLLYLLDNEKLTITKLADKLNISPASTSTIIERLVKTELVGRAYTERDRRKVYVSLTEKGLHETHRLVAKKDEILISSLSPLTEKEKFELTKINVLFKKLNS